One segment of Macrotis lagotis isolate mMagLag1 chromosome 1, bilby.v1.9.chrom.fasta, whole genome shotgun sequence DNA contains the following:
- the KLK10 gene encoding kallikrein-10, whose translation MRNRSFLHTALWLLVLASCRAAPGTSVSPIPEALEAPEVLEVTGDRITQCTRGSQPWHVSLFKDLSFRCAGVLVDRSWVLTAAHCAERWLWAKVGDYHLLLPDGGEQLKISSLMIPHPKYRAGSGPSLPSRTDEHDLLLIKLRRPVILGPRVQVLPLARTCAAPGTLCQAAGWGTTSQPRVKYSRNLSCAGVTVLSPKECAISYPGVLTNNMLCAGLDNGQDACQSDSGGPLVCNGTLQGILSWGDYPCGSAQRPAVYTSICRYTSWIEKTIRSH comes from the exons ATGAGGAATAGAAGTTTCCTCCACACTGCCCTATGGCTCTTGGTGCTTGCCTCCTGCAGGG CTGCACctggaacctcagtttccccaatccCGGAGGCTTTGGAGGCCCCTGAAGTCTTGGAGGTCACAGGGGACAGGATTACCCAGTGCACCCGTGGCTCTCAGCCTTGGCATGTCTCGCTCTTCAAAGACCTCTCATTCCGCTGTGCTGGGGTCCTGGTGGACCGCAGTTGGGTATTAACCGCAGCCCATTGCGCAGAAAG ATGGCTTTGGGCCAAAGTTGGTGACTACCATCTACTACTACCTGATGGAGGTGAACAACTCAAGATTAGCTCCCTTATGATCCCCCACCCCAAGTACAGGGCAGGTTCTGGTCCTTCCCTGCCTTCTCGAACAGATGAGCATGACCTTCTTCTGATCAAGCTTCGTCGGCCCGTCATCTTGGGACCTCGGGTTCAGGTCTTACCTCTGGCTAGGACTTGTGCTGCTCCAGGGACTCTATGTCAGGCTGCAGGCTGGGGGACCACCAGCCAACCCCGAG TGAAATACAGCAGGAACCTATCCTGTGCCGGGGTCACCGTCCTGTCTCCCAAGGAGTGTGCGATTTCCTACCCTGGGGTGCTGACAAACAATATGCTATGTGCTGGTTTGGACAACGGCCAGGACGCCTGTCAG aGTGACTCTGGAGGACCTCTGGTGTGCAATGGGACCCTCCAGGGCATCCTTTCCTGGGGTGATTACCCCTGTGGTTCAGCTCAACGGCCAGCTGTCTATACCTCGATCTGTAGATATACCTCCTGGATTGAGAAGACTATTCGGAGCCACTGA